Genomic DNA from Dehalogenimonas lykanthroporepellens BL-DC-9:
GGCCGGCTCGCAGAGACGGAGCTATTGGACTACAACTTTCAGCCAGCAGTTTTCATCAGGCGGTATACGGATATTTATGTGCCGGCTGTTTGCTGACAGCCGGGGTTCTGAGGATTGTTTCGCTTTCTGATTAAAAACGAAGGAAACGAATGCCCTTTTTCAGCTTTGAAAAAAGATGCCTCAAACGTAGCAAAGAGTCAACGAAACAATTCGATTCAATCCCGTAAAGTTTCCCGGCATGCCACGCCAGTGTTGTTACAGTCATCATGTTTGAAGGTAGATATATACGTTCTTATATAGACGACTGATTCTAGTGTTCCTATAAACGTATTGTCAATGGGGAAATGGCACACCGCGGCTTTCAGGCGAAAGCCGCGAAAATCACAAATAAAAAGCTCCAGATTCCAGACAATTTCAAAATTATCATGACCAAAAAGGGTAAACTAAGATTACCATCACTGGTGAAACCGGGGGCAGGCCTGGCTTAGCGCTTCATAGTGACAAAGCATGAATAGCAGGACGTGGATTACCCATGTTCGAGGCTGTGTCACAAAAGCTGGTGAAAGTGTCTGAATAGCGGGATTTATTTAGGTGCACTGATTTAAGGTAAACAAGAATGGGGAAAACAAGAAAAAGGGCAAATACCCCTCTTTATTCTATCCTGTTTCTGCCTGTTCCAGGCGCCGGAGCAGGCCAGGCACCCCGCCACTTAGCGTAATCATCCGGGCTATGTTGAAGCTACCAGCCAATAATCCCCATTCGGCCTTCACTCCAGCCAGTCCTTTAAGGAGGAAATTCCCGCAATTGAGATTTCGCTTGATATGTCCGAAGGGTGATTCTACCCGGGCTTTACGTTTCTGGTAGATTTCCTGACCCTCTGCTGATGCATACCGCGCTTCCAATGCTTCTCTCAGTTTCTCTTCCTTTAACCGGATGACAGTTCTGCCGCGCTTGGAAATGGTGCATGTTCCCCAGTATCGGCACTTCAGGCATAATGCCGGCTTCTCCATCCGGTACAGGTAATTACTCTTCTGTCTTGAATAGTGGGAATATTTCAGCTTCTTACCTTCAGGACATTCATAACAGTCAGCTTGTTCATCATAGCGAAACTTGCTCTTGTCAAAGGGTGAGTCCTGAGGGCTGTGAAGGGCTTGCCTTTGCGTCGGTACGATAACGTCAATTTGTTTTTCAGTTGTCCGTTTCAGATTGTCCATATTCGAATATCCAGCGTCGGCCACCGCTGTTCGGCAGGGCTTACCCAGTGTTATCATCGCCTGTTCGATTTGTTGCGAGAATTGATTGCTGTCATTGGCCTCGGCTACTACATCGGCATTAACTATAAGTCCGTGTTGCTCATCTACGGTTATATGCGCACTATAACCGGCATAAGTACCCTGACGCCCTTTGACGTTTAGACACTCCGGGTCGGTGCTGTTTATCCGGGATAACTTCTCTTTGTCTAACTGCTTTACCAGCCCCTTGATCTTGCTTTGTAGTTTTTGACGGTCTTCCAGTTCTTCTTTCATTTCTACCAGATTGCCGGATTCATTCCGGTCTATCTGCTCACACCTGGCAAGCAGTTCTTCGATAGCTTTGTCCGTTTCGGCCAGCTTCTGTTCCCATGCCTTCCTGGTCAATGTCCGGCTGGTGGCCGCCGCTCCTTTCATCTTGGTGCTATCGGTGAAGAGACAGTTGCCTTCTATCAGATTCATCTTGAGACAAATGCGAGCAGTCTGTTCAAGAACTTTCCTCAATACCTGCTGGTTACCCCGCCTGAAATTGGCTATGGTCTTATGGTCGGGTTTGAGTCCTCCCATAAGCCAGATGAATGATAGGTTATGATGACAGGCTCTCTCCAGCTTTCGGGAGCTATGCCAGCCATAGGAATAGCCATAAACCAGCAGTTTAAGCATGGATTTGGGGTCATAAGCCGGATTGCCGACCAGGGAACGGTCGATGGTCAATCCCATTTGATCGCAGTCCATAGCTTCCACTATGGCATCATAAGCTCTGACCGGATCCTTGGGCCCAACATAGTCTTCAATAACCGGTGGTAGCATCGCCATCTGTCGGCGGTCGCCTTCTCTGTAAGCCATCTTTGCCCTCGAAACGTTCGTATTACCAGCTAATTATTGCCCTATCTCCGATACGTTTCAACTATTTTTTTCGGCTAACAAAAGTAATTGTGACACAGCCTCGTTCATGGGTAATGACAGATGAGTAGCGGGTGATAACGGGGGGCGGGGGTACCGAGATTGCTTCGCGGCCTGTGGCCGACTCGCAGAGACGGAGTTATTGGAAAATTATAGCAACTGTAATGAAAACTAAGGACAAGAAACCAGCGGATGAATGATTTGGGCGTTCCAAATAGTCCTGTTCTTCAGCATGGCATTCAGTATGCAGAGCAATTTACGCATACAGGCTACCAAGGCTACCTTGCGCCGTTTACCCGCGTCCACCAGGCGTTGGTAGAATTCCTTGAGCAAAGGATTCCAGCGAACAGCCGAAAAGGCCGCCATGTAAACAGCGGCGCGTACACTGCTCCGGCCGCCCCAGATCGACCGTTTGCCTCGCATCTGACCGCTGTCACGATTGAATGGTGCCAGACCGCACAATGCCGCTATCTGTTTCCGGTTCAGATTGCCCAACTCAGGCAGGTCGGAAAGCAAAGTAAGGGCAAGATTCGGGCCTACTCCGGGTACACTTTGCATGATATCGCTTTTCTCTTTCCATTCAGCGTTGGTTTCTATCATACTGCCCGATTCTTTGTTGAGATCATCCAGCTCCTGTTCCAGCCAGCTAATATGCTGTTGAATCCGTTCTTTTACGATGTGATTGGCCTGTCCCAGGCGGTTCTTCTCCGCCGTCAGCATGGCTACCACCTGCCTTCGCCGGGACATGATTGCCGCCAGATGCCGGGTATCTTCATCCGGCAAGACGCGGGGCGCCGGCTTGATGGTGGCGGCGAAGCGGGCGATGACTCTGGCATCCAGTACGTCCGTCTTGGCCAGGAGGCCGGTCGAACGGGCGAAGTCTCTGATATGGCGGGGATTGACCACTGCCACGGGGAAACCACGGGCATTCAATTCATAGGTAGCGGCGACTTCGTAACTTCCGGTGGACTCCATAACGATCAGGCTGGGAGAGAGCTTACGCATCAGGTTTGCCAGCTTTTTGAGGCCATTTTCATCGTTGGTAAAGGTCCAATGCTCCTTGCTTTCATGTACCGCTACATCGACGGAGGCTTTGGAGATATCGATACCGATAAAACTTTCCATATCCAGGCATCTCCTTTTTCCCTTATCCCATCCTTGCAGATACGGGCTTTAATAACCCGCGCAACTGTCCGGGCTTTCCGGGATTATTCGGGAGACGACCTTGCTAAATCGCGGTGTTGGGGCACCCAGAGATTATCGATCTGTCTCCCGTCACCAGATATTTTACTACTAGTTAAAGATACAAGAGATTACCACGTCGCTGAGCTCCTCGTAATGACGATTGATTGTAGCCGTCGGCTTTCGGCCTTGTTTACCATGGCGGGCGAGGCACGCCTCGCCCCATATATCTTAAGATACTTGCTAAAAATGGATTGGTGGACTATGCGTATGAGCGTCTCGTCCTCCATGAGTTCGGCACGTTGCCCGCTTCGGCTCCTGATGCTATAATCCGCCGATATGGAACTATCGAGAGAAGAAGTACTGCACATCGCCCGGCTGGCACGGCTGGGCATCGGCGACGAAGAAATCGACCGGCTTCAGGGGGAGCTGTCCGACATCCTGGGCCATTTCACTGTGCTCCAGCAGGTGGACACCGAAGGGGTGCCGCCGACCGCCCATACCGTTGCCCAATGCAACGTCCTGGGTTACGACGAATCGGCGCCATCTTTAACTACCGAAGAAGTGATGGCTAACGCCCCCGACCGGGAAGGGGATTTCATCCGTATACGGGCGGTGCTGGAATAGATACAGCTCTCAGCTCTCAGCTTTCAGCTGTCAGCATTCAGCAACGGGGGGCGGCGAAAGCCTAAGCCCTAATATCTAAATGCCAAACAATCTTAAAATTACAATATTGAATGACCGAAACGGGGGCCGAGTAGGCAGTAGTCAGTGAAAAGAGCAGAGGACGCTTTGCCTGAGGGCGAATACTACCAATACTACAAATAATACCAATATCAAATATACCGATGGCGAATACCTGCAATAATAAAACAACACGGCTAGTCCGGACTGGTTCGTCGAGCTGTGGAAATCATGAGGGGTTTACTTGTCTATAAACGTCAGCCAGTTAACCATCGTCGAAGCCGGAAAAATGCTCCGGGAAAAAGAGGTGTCGGCCGTCGAACTGACCCGGGCTTACCTCGACCGAATCGAGGCCGTGGAACCACAGGTTCAGGCGCTGATGACGGTCTGCCGGGAAACCGCCCTGGAGCAGGCGAAATCAGCCGATGAGGCCATCGCTGTGGGTCAGGGAAGCATACTGACCGGCGTACCGGTCATCCTGAAAGACGTTATCAGCACCAAGGGAATTCGCACCACCTGCTCTTCCAGGATGCTGGAAAACTATGTACCGCCGTATGATGCCGGTGTGGTGGAACAGCTGAAAGCTCAGGGTGCGGTCATCATCGCCAAGGCCAACATGGACGAGTTCGCCATGGGTTCTTCCACCGAAAACTCCGCCTTCTTCACCACCCACAACCCCTGGGACCTGGAAAGGGTGCCCGGCGGTTCCAGCGGCGGTTCGGCCGCGGCCGTGGCCGCCGGCGAAGCTCCGGCGGCGCTGGGTTCGGACACCGGCGGCAGTATCCGCCAGCCGGCCAGCTTCTGCTCGGTCACCGGCCTCAAACCGACCTACGGGCTGGTCAGCCGTTACGGCCTGATAGCCTTTGCTTCCTCACTGGACCAGATAGGACCGCTGACGCGGGACGTGGCCGATTCGGCGGTAATGCTCAATGCCATCGCCGGACATGACCCACGGGATTCTACTTCGGTACCCCAACCGGAGGAAGACTATTACGGCTGTCTGGGCCGAAGCGTCAAGGGCATGAAACTGGGCGTGCCGAAGGAATATTTCGCCCAGGGGGTTTCCGCCGAAGTGACCGAAGCGGTCAAGGCCGCCCTCAAGGTATATGAAGAACTGGGTTGTTCCATCGAGGAATGCTCACTGCCGACCACCAGCTACGCCCTGGCCGTTTATTACATCATCGCCCCGTCCGAGGCCTCGGCCAACCTGGCCCGCTACGACGGCGTCAAGTACGGCTTCTCCTACCGGGAAACCGACAGCATG
This window encodes:
- a CDS encoding transposase IS4 family protein (PFAM: transposase IS4 family protein~KEGG: avi:Avi_2713 hypothetical protein): MAYREGDRRQMAMLPPVIEDYVGPKDPVRAYDAIVEAMDCDQMGLTIDRSLVGNPAYDPKSMLKLLVYGYSYGWHSSRKLERACHHNLSFIWLMGGLKPDHKTIANFRRGNQQVLRKVLEQTARICLKMNLIEGNCLFTDSTKMKGAAATSRTLTRKAWEQKLAETDKAIEELLARCEQIDRNESGNLVEMKEELEDRQKLQSKIKGLVKQLDKEKLSRINSTDPECLNVKGRQGTYAGYSAHITVDEQHGLIVNADVVAEANDSNQFSQQIEQAMITLGKPCRTAVADAGYSNMDNLKRTTEKQIDVIVPTQRQALHSPQDSPFDKSKFRYDEQADCYECPEGKKLKYSHYSRQKSNYLYRMEKPALCLKCRYWGTCTISKRGRTVIRLKEEKLREALEARYASAEGQEIYQKRKARVESPFGHIKRNLNCGNFLLKGLAGVKAEWGLLAGSFNIARMITLSGGVPGLLRRLEQAETG
- a CDS encoding transposase IS116/IS110/IS902 family protein (PFAM: transposase IS116/IS110/IS902 family protein; transposase IS111A/IS1328/IS1533~KEGG: gem:GM21_4047 transposase IS116/IS110/IS902 family protein) gives rise to the protein MESFIGIDISKASVDVAVHESKEHWTFTNDENGLKKLANLMRKLSPSLIVMESTGSYEVAATYELNARGFPVAVVNPRHIRDFARSTGLLAKTDVLDARVIARFAATIKPAPRVLPDEDTRHLAAIMSRRRQVVAMLTAEKNRLGQANHIVKERIQQHISWLEQELDDLNKESGSMIETNAEWKEKSDIMQSVPGVGPNLALTLLSDLPELGNLNRKQIAALCGLAPFNRDSGQMRGKRSIWGGRSSVRAAVYMAAFSAVRWNPLLKEFYQRLVDAGKRRKVALVACMRKLLCILNAMLKNRTIWNAQIIHPLVSCP
- a CDS encoding glutamyl-tRNA(Gln) amidotransferase, C subunit (KEGG: deg:DehalGT_1070 glutamyl-tRNA(Gln) amidotransferase, C subunit~TIGRFAM: glutamyl-tRNA(Gln) amidotransferase, C subunit~PFAM: Glu-tRNAGln amidotransferase C subunit); translation: MELSREEVLHIARLARLGIGDEEIDRLQGELSDILGHFTVLQQVDTEGVPPTAHTVAQCNVLGYDESAPSLTTEEVMANAPDREGDFIRIRAVLE
- a CDS encoding glutamyl-tRNA(Gln) amidotransferase, A subunit (TIGRFAM: glutamyl-tRNA(Gln) amidotransferase, A subunit~KEGG: det:DET1335 aspartyl/glutamyl-tRNA amidotransferase subunit A~PFAM: Amidase), whose product is MSINVSQLTIVEAGKMLREKEVSAVELTRAYLDRIEAVEPQVQALMTVCRETALEQAKSADEAIAVGQGSILTGVPVILKDVISTKGIRTTCSSRMLENYVPPYDAGVVEQLKAQGAVIIAKANMDEFAMGSSTENSAFFTTHNPWDLERVPGGSSGGSAAAVAAGEAPAALGSDTGGSIRQPASFCSVTGLKPTYGLVSRYGLIAFASSLDQIGPLTRDVADSAVMLNAIAGHDPRDSTSVPQPEEDYYGCLGRSVKGMKLGVPKEYFAQGVSAEVTEAVKAALKVYEELGCSIEECSLPTTSYALAVYYIIAPSEASANLARYDGVKYGFSYRETDSMWEAMEKTRGLGFGPEVKRRIMLGTYALSAGYYDAWYVKAQKVRTVIRREFDAAFEKYDALVTPTAPTVPFKIGEKAADPFSMYLSDICTIPINIAGLPALALPGGFARELPIGLQLIGKPFSEKTILNLGHAYQQATDWHLRRPSAV